In the Setaria italica strain Yugu1 chromosome VI, Setaria_italica_v2.0, whole genome shotgun sequence genome, one interval contains:
- the LOC101781651 gene encoding pumilio homolog 5 isoform X1, whose protein sequence is MRVPNVRVCIVLLPHNPAVLVHLTQTMPCDPVCPIPTACLPKHATTVAPSLAAQAQVVAGFISDRSVRPHPFDPACHPSSCPLSHKRKRVKRRWRKGKLMPERVSVLNGVDKAEVIGASGEREKLVTASFGRGTTGGGAGAWSPRVSGCRPAGSGATSLMATESAVRLIGGTGARDWSKGFGAFDSSVGGLSGEDLGFVDNGTGVYSGWRESVPNRSGSAPPSMEGSLAALGHLIGQQSGSFEASLASLDNMTDSSKSEEQLRGDPAYFEYYGSKVNLNPRLPPPLISRESRRLMNRVGKAKEWRVVSQDNSSKGSIYIPRSTLSTHKEEPEDDKSPRLDSSSVEDAQIISSTSNFESQDFMLESFQQSVASLPDSSYSNPSNNNTGDAMAARSDINLSRSLSVDAVKQSDLNSWTPKSPLKSTISNDLSSSPLSSSSYSGSKTGMQTSQQEKLAIDTKLGNAVLGSGAAVTELDNVESNMKNLKLSLDDHSSSSVKQKWQDNVLQQYGPLLPAQGDPIQMTPQGPHLSHVPFADNLAHTQLKLPTGDMQQFLPQLGMTTPFFTPNSFGSPYYQNLHPAAFPTSIGTGGYPVTGSVLPPFMGSYPPQGSLATPLDSPMTPSFSGRPSGFPSTGNPTGGTDFMQSYKMYGQLGVGMQPSIPDPNFIHFFQQPSLLQYNGGNQYNPMVPRFTVVGNPAESFDPQKMIPQTAYPSDQRLQLPRTGFPNSPTARRGGAVPNYPGMSPYVGVPMSYPTSPVFQGQTLPGALPPGRRNDSGFQSPSRNITANSGIQGQRERQKFDEPKACSFLEELKSNRARRVELSDITGRIVEYSADQHGSRFIQQKLENCTAEEKASVFTEVLPHAASLMTDVFGNYVIQKFFEHGTREQRRDLATKLVGHVLPLSLQMYGCRVIQKALEVMEIDQKIDLVRELDGHVMRCVRDQNGNHVIQKCIECVPTEHIGFIVSAFQGQVANLSMHPYGCRVIQRVLEHCGGNSQGQCIIDEILQSACILAQDQYGNYVTQHVLERGKAHERSQIITKLAGQVVTMSQNKFASNVIEKCFQHGDIAERDLLIRQIVEQTEGNDNLLAMMKDQFANYVVQKILETCNESQRELLISRVKGHLQALRKYTYGKHIVSRVEQLCGEGPAESDS, encoded by the exons ATGCGTGTCCCCAATGTCCGTGTATGCATAGTGCTGCTACCGCATAATCCTGCTGTCCTAGTTCACCTTACACAAACGATGCCTTGTGACCCTGTTTGTCCCATCCCCACTGCATGCCTCCCAAAGCATGCCACCACGGTGGCACCCAGCCTAGCCGCACAGGCACAGGTGGTTGCAGGTTTTATAAGCGACCGATCAGTACGGCCGCACCCATTCGACCCCGCCTGTCATCCATCCTCTTGTCCACTGAGTCACAAAAGAAAGAGAGTAAAACGGAGGTGGAGGAAAGGAAAGCTCATGCCAGAGAGAGTGAGTGTTCTCAATGGGGTGGATAAGGCTGAGGTTATTGGTGCCTCTGGAGAAAGGGAGAAGCTTGTCACGGCGAGCTTCGGGAGGGGAACCACTGGTGGTGGCGCTGGTGCTTGGTCGCCTAGGGTTTCCGGCTGCCGGCCAGCTGGATCGGGGGCCACAAG TCTAATGGCTACTGAGAGTGCTGTCCGATTAATTGGTGGGACAGGGGCTAGGGACTGGAGTAAGGGCTTTGGTGCATTTGACTCATCAGTTGGTGGCCTTTCAGGGGAAGATTTGGGATTTGTGGATAATGGCACAGGGGTTTATAGTGGCTGGAGGGAATCTGTCCCAAATCGCAGTGGAAGTGCACCGCCTAGCATGGAAGGATCTCTTGCTGCTCTTGGTCATCTCATTGGCCAGCAGAGTGGGAGCTTTGAAGCCAGTTTAGCAAGCTTGGATAACATGACTGACAGTTCCAAGTCTGAGGAGCAACTGCGTGGTGATCCAGCATATTTTGAGTATTATGGGTCCAAGGTGAATCTGAACCCAAGGCTCCCTCCACCACTTATTTCGAGGGAGAGCCGCCGATTAATGAACCGGGTTGGCAAGGCTAAAGAATGGAGGGTGGTCTCCCAAGATAACAGCAGCAAAGGCTCCATATATATTCCTCGATCTACTCTATCAACTCACAAAGAAGAGCCAGAGGATGATAAATCTCCAAGATTGGATTCAAGTTCGGTGGAGGATGCCCAGATTATCTCCAGTACATCCAACTTTGAGAGCCAGGATTTTATGCTG GAGAGCTTTCAGCAGAGTGTTGCTTCTTTGCCTGATAGTTCATATTCTAATCCTTCAAATAACAACACTGGTGATGCTATGGCTGCACGTTCTGACATAAATTTATCAAGGAGTTTGTCAGTGGATGCTGTCAAGCAATCGGATTTGAACTCTTGGACACCAAAAAGCCCACTGAAAAGTACTATTAGCAATGACCTTTCATCGTCACCCCTTTCCAGTTCATCATATTCTGGTAGCAAAACTGGTATGCAAACTTCTCAGCAAGAAAAGCTGGCCATAGACACCAAACTTGGAAATGCTGTGCTTGGCAGTGGTGCAGCTGTTACTGAGCTTGATAATGTGGAATCCAATATGAAGAATTTGAAGTTGAGTTTGGATGACCATTCATCCTCATCTGTTAAGCAGAAGTGGCAGGACAATGTCTTGCAGCAGTATGGCCCCTTGCTCCCAGCCCAAGGTGATCCTATTCAAATGACTCCTCAAGGACCACATCTTTCCCATGTTCCTTTTGCTGATAACTTGGCTCATACTCAGCTTAAGTTGCCTACTGGTGACATGCAGCAATTTTTACCACAGCTTGGTATGACAACACCTTTCTTCACACCAAATTCTTTTGGAAGCCCTTATTATCAGAATTTGCACCCTGCAGCATTTCCAACCTCAATTGGAACTGGCGGGTACCCTGTAACTGGTTCAGTTTTGCCACCTTTTATGGGCAGTTATCCTCCTCAAGGTTCTCTTGCTACACCTCTTGACAGTCCAATGACTCCAAGCTTTAGTGGCAGGCCATCTGGTTTTCCTTCAACAGGGAATCCTACTGGGGGAACAGATTTTATGCAGTCATATAAAATGTACGGACAACTTGGGGTTGGTATGCAGCCATCCATTCCTGACCCAAACTTCATTCATTTCTTTCAGCAGCCCTCATTACTTCAGTATAATGGTGgaaatcaatacaatccaatgGTCCCGAGATTTACTGTTGTTGGGAATCCAGCTGAAAGCTTTGATCCACAAAAGATGATACCTCAAACTGCATACCCATCTGATCAGAGGCTTCAACTTCCAAGAACTGGTTTTCCTAATTCTCCTACAGCCAGAAGAGGAGGGGCTGTTCCAAATTATCCAGGCATGTCACCCTATGTTGGAGTACCGATGAGTTACCCTACAAGTCCGGTGTTTCAGGGACAAACATTGCCTGGAGCATTGCCTCCTGGTAGGAGAAATGACTCTGGATTTCAGTCCCCCTCAAGAAATATTACTGCTAATTCTGGGATTCAAGGACAGCGAGAAAGACAGAAGTTTGATGAACCAAAGGCCTGCTCTTTCCTAGAAGAATTGAAGTCCAACAGAGCACGTAGGGTTGAGCTATCTGATATCACAGGTCGTATAGTGGAATACAG TGCTGACCAACATGGTAGCCGATTCATACAGCAGAAGTTGGAAAACTGCACTGCCGAAGAGAAGGCATCTGTGTTTACAGAAGTTCTTCCACATGCTGCATCATTAATGACTGACGTTTTTGGGAACTATGTGATCCAAAAG TTCTTTGAACATGGAACTCGTGAGCAAAGGAGGGATCTTGCCACTAAGCTTGTTGGTCATGTTTTGCCTTTGAGTCTTCAGATGTATGGCTGCAGAGTAATTCAGAAG GCTCTTGAAGTTATGGAAATTGACCAGAAAATAGATCTAGTTCGTGAGCTTGATGGACATGTTATGCGATGTGTTCGTGATCAAAATGGAAATCATGTTATACAGAAGTGCATTGAATGTGTCCCTACTGAACATATTGGTTTCATAGTATCTGCTTTTCAAGGACAAGTTGCTAACCTTTCAATGCACCCATATGGTTGCCGTGTAATTCAG AGAGTTTTGGAGCATTGTGGTGGTAATTCACAAGGCCAGTGCATAATAGATGAGATTTTGCAGTCAGCGTGCATCCTTGCTCAAGATCAGTATGGCAACTATGTTACACAG CATGTTCTAGAAAGAGGAAAAGCTCATGAGAGGAGCCAAATTATTACTAAATTGGCTGGACAGGTTGTTACCATGAGCCAAAATAAATTCGCATCAAATGTGATAGAGAAGTGTTTTCAGCATGGTGACATTGCGGAGCGGGATCTTCTGATCAGGCAGATTGTGGAGCAGACAGAGGGCAATGACAATTTGCTG GCAATGATGAAGGACCAGTTTGCTAATTATGTGGTTCAGAAGATACTCGAAACATGCAATGAGAGTCAGCGGGAACTCCTCATCAGCCGTGTAAAGGGTCATCTGCAAGCATTGAGGAAGTACACCTATGGCAAGCATATTGTAAGCCGAGTTGAGCAGCTCTGTGGTGAAG GACCTGCCGAGTCAGATTCTTGA
- the LOC101785582 gene encoding exocyst complex component EXO70A1, with amino-acid sequence MCPNASTTAAADADTELAKIQASRAAIVSVLSAAAEAEIDIDDVGDRLAELLSGASPSSNLQSQAVAARALRARIDRAVAPAEPFLAALRRASALAEEAAPPADPADAGGAVAFVGRVDRLRDAIEEVVARGDEAVRRVEEAVGFLGRTKAAGRGRVRRLTEAAAALRAVYEAEAEQMRFEGPLDEALLGVQDLFEALLLRLKHPAAPVDDDIAGADGDDTAQYELGTDDEVEAATRMARTLAGNDCLDICLDIYVKTRYRRAAKAMMRLNPAYLKSYTPEAIDDMEWESLESAMALWSPHFHVAIASVLPAERRLCARVLEPLPPAVWPECFAKIAARIAAAFFRFADGVAAAAREPQRLFKLLDMLDAVVRERGRLEELFSGESATLAAIRERAREVERALARAATGVFFEFGLRIETHYVTGAGEGVGDVPKIVRYAVNYLKCLASDDYRGLMDAALRAERERGGDEDEDGSEGGGDRAPPLAEAASNVLEALRRHVEAARRACADTVASHVTAMNAYWYIYMRARGSELARLVGEDTMRRRYKAAAEEAAWEYQDAAWTPLVRLVAGGSSGAPRTWPPDDARGKAAAFADMLEDRVRRHGAEYKIPDGDLRGQIKAAAAKAVRGAYAGFLKANDKALAGGRREMLPLDVIEGMVGRVFDELGDGVAGSVGRARSSRSRRESRDSANLEGFGV; translated from the exons atgtGCCCGAACGCGTCAACCACGGCGGCCGCCGATGCCGACACCGAGCTCGCAAAGATTCAGGCCTCACGCGCCGCCATAGTCTCGGTCCTCTCCGCCGCTGCCGAGGCCGAGATCGacatcgacgacgtcggcgACCGCCTGGCCGAGCTGCTGTCCGGCGCCTCGCCGTCCTCCAACCTCCAGTCCCAGGccgtggcggcgcgcgcgctgcgGGCGCGCATCGACCGCGCCGTCGCCCCGGCCGAACCTTTCCTCGCGGCGCTCCGCCGCGCGTCCGCGCtcgccgaggaggcggcgccgcccgcggacCCGGCAGACGCCGGGGGCGCGGTCGCGTTCGTCGGCCGCGTGGATCGGCTCCGCGACGCCATCGAGGAGGTCGTGGCGCGCGGGGACGAGGCCGTCcggagggtggaggaggcggtcggGTTCCTCGGCCGGACcaaggccgccggccgcggccgcgtgcGCAGGCTCACCGAGGCCGCTGCGGCGCTGCGCGCGGTgtacgaggcggaggcggagcagaTGCGCTTCGAGGGCCCGCTCGACGAGGCGCTCCTCGGCGTCCAGGACCTCTTCGAGGCGCTGCTCCTCAGGCTCAAGCACCCGGCGGCGCCCGTCGATGACGATATTGCTGGCGCCGACGGAGACGACACGGCGCAGTACGAGCTGGGCACCGACGACGAGGTCGAGGCCGCCACAAGGATGGCCAGAACGCTCGCCGGCAACGACTGCCTCGACATCTGCCTTGACATCTACGTCAAG ACGAGGTACAGGAGAGCGGCCAAGGCGATGATGCGGCTCAACCCGGCGTACCTCAAGTCATACACGCCGGAGGCCATCGACGACATGGAGTGGGAGTCGCTGGAGTCGGCCATGGCGCTGTGGAGCCCGCACTTCCACGTGGCCATCGCCTCCGTGCTCCCGGCGGAGCGCCGGCTCTGCGCGCGCGTGCTCGAACCCCTCCCACCAGCGGTCTGGCCCGAGTGCTTCGCCAAGATCGCCGCCCGCATCGCCGCGGCGTTCTTCCGCTTCGCCGacggcgtggccgccgccgcgcgcgagcCGCAGAGGCTGTTCAAGCTGCTCGACATGCTCGACGCGGTGGTCCGGGAGCGGGGGCGCCTCGAGGAGCTCTTCTCCGGCGAGTCCGCCACGCTGGCCGCCAtccgcgagcgcgcgcgcgaggTGGAACGCGCCCtggcgcgcgccgccaccggcgtgTTCTTCGAGTTTGGCCTCCGCATCGAGACGCACTACGTTACCGGCGCCGGCGAAGGCGTCGGCGACGTGCCCAAGATCGTGCGGTACGCCGTGAACTACCTCAAGTGCCTCGCGTCCGACGACTACCGCGGGCTCATGGACGCCGCGCTGCGGGCGGagcgggagcgcggcggcgacgaggacgaggacgggagcgagggcggcggcgaccgcgcgcCGCCACTCGCCGAGGCGGCGTCGAACGTGCTGGAGGCGCTGCGCCGGCACGTcgaggcggcgcgccgggcgtGCGCGGACACGGTGGCGTCGCACGTGACGGCCATGAACGCGTACTGGTACATCTACATGCGCGCCCGGGGCTCGGAGCTGGCGAGGCTGGTCGGCGAGGACACCATGCGGCGGCGGTACAAGGCGGCGGCTGAGGAGGCGGCGTGGGAGTACCAGGACGCGGCGTGGACGCCGCTCGTTCGGCTCGTTGCCGGCGGCAGCTCCGGGGCGCCGAGGACCTGGCCGCCCGATGACGCGCGGGGAAAGGCAGCGGCGTTCGCCGACATGCTCGAGGATCGGGTGAGGCGGCACGGCGCCGAGTACAAGATCCCCGACGGCGACCTCCGGGGACAGATCAAGGCCGCGGCGGCCAAGGCGGTGCGCGGCGCGTACGCCGGGTTCTTGAAGGCCAACGACAAGGCcttggccggcggccggagggAGATGCTGCCGCTGGACGTCATCGAGGGAATGGTTGGGCGGGTGTTCGACGAACTGGGCGATGGGGTAGCCGGCAGCGTCGGCCGGGCGAGGAGCAGCCGGAGCCGCCGGGAGTCGAGGGACAGCGCCAATCTCGAGGGCTTTGGCGTCTAA
- the LOC101781651 gene encoding pumilio homolog 5 isoform X2, whose product MATESAVRLIGGTGARDWSKGFGAFDSSVGGLSGEDLGFVDNGTGVYSGWRESVPNRSGSAPPSMEGSLAALGHLIGQQSGSFEASLASLDNMTDSSKSEEQLRGDPAYFEYYGSKVNLNPRLPPPLISRESRRLMNRVGKAKEWRVVSQDNSSKGSIYIPRSTLSTHKEEPEDDKSPRLDSSSVEDAQIISSTSNFESQDFMLESFQQSVASLPDSSYSNPSNNNTGDAMAARSDINLSRSLSVDAVKQSDLNSWTPKSPLKSTISNDLSSSPLSSSSYSGSKTGMQTSQQEKLAIDTKLGNAVLGSGAAVTELDNVESNMKNLKLSLDDHSSSSVKQKWQDNVLQQYGPLLPAQGDPIQMTPQGPHLSHVPFADNLAHTQLKLPTGDMQQFLPQLGMTTPFFTPNSFGSPYYQNLHPAAFPTSIGTGGYPVTGSVLPPFMGSYPPQGSLATPLDSPMTPSFSGRPSGFPSTGNPTGGTDFMQSYKMYGQLGVGMQPSIPDPNFIHFFQQPSLLQYNGGNQYNPMVPRFTVVGNPAESFDPQKMIPQTAYPSDQRLQLPRTGFPNSPTARRGGAVPNYPGMSPYVGVPMSYPTSPVFQGQTLPGALPPGRRNDSGFQSPSRNITANSGIQGQRERQKFDEPKACSFLEELKSNRARRVELSDITGRIVEYSADQHGSRFIQQKLENCTAEEKASVFTEVLPHAASLMTDVFGNYVIQKFFEHGTREQRRDLATKLVGHVLPLSLQMYGCRVIQKALEVMEIDQKIDLVRELDGHVMRCVRDQNGNHVIQKCIECVPTEHIGFIVSAFQGQVANLSMHPYGCRVIQRVLEHCGGNSQGQCIIDEILQSACILAQDQYGNYVTQHVLERGKAHERSQIITKLAGQVVTMSQNKFASNVIEKCFQHGDIAERDLLIRQIVEQTEGNDNLLAMMKDQFANYVVQKILETCNESQRELLISRVKGHLQALRKYTYGKHIVSRVEQLCGEGPAESDS is encoded by the exons ATGGCTACTGAGAGTGCTGTCCGATTAATTGGTGGGACAGGGGCTAGGGACTGGAGTAAGGGCTTTGGTGCATTTGACTCATCAGTTGGTGGCCTTTCAGGGGAAGATTTGGGATTTGTGGATAATGGCACAGGGGTTTATAGTGGCTGGAGGGAATCTGTCCCAAATCGCAGTGGAAGTGCACCGCCTAGCATGGAAGGATCTCTTGCTGCTCTTGGTCATCTCATTGGCCAGCAGAGTGGGAGCTTTGAAGCCAGTTTAGCAAGCTTGGATAACATGACTGACAGTTCCAAGTCTGAGGAGCAACTGCGTGGTGATCCAGCATATTTTGAGTATTATGGGTCCAAGGTGAATCTGAACCCAAGGCTCCCTCCACCACTTATTTCGAGGGAGAGCCGCCGATTAATGAACCGGGTTGGCAAGGCTAAAGAATGGAGGGTGGTCTCCCAAGATAACAGCAGCAAAGGCTCCATATATATTCCTCGATCTACTCTATCAACTCACAAAGAAGAGCCAGAGGATGATAAATCTCCAAGATTGGATTCAAGTTCGGTGGAGGATGCCCAGATTATCTCCAGTACATCCAACTTTGAGAGCCAGGATTTTATGCTG GAGAGCTTTCAGCAGAGTGTTGCTTCTTTGCCTGATAGTTCATATTCTAATCCTTCAAATAACAACACTGGTGATGCTATGGCTGCACGTTCTGACATAAATTTATCAAGGAGTTTGTCAGTGGATGCTGTCAAGCAATCGGATTTGAACTCTTGGACACCAAAAAGCCCACTGAAAAGTACTATTAGCAATGACCTTTCATCGTCACCCCTTTCCAGTTCATCATATTCTGGTAGCAAAACTGGTATGCAAACTTCTCAGCAAGAAAAGCTGGCCATAGACACCAAACTTGGAAATGCTGTGCTTGGCAGTGGTGCAGCTGTTACTGAGCTTGATAATGTGGAATCCAATATGAAGAATTTGAAGTTGAGTTTGGATGACCATTCATCCTCATCTGTTAAGCAGAAGTGGCAGGACAATGTCTTGCAGCAGTATGGCCCCTTGCTCCCAGCCCAAGGTGATCCTATTCAAATGACTCCTCAAGGACCACATCTTTCCCATGTTCCTTTTGCTGATAACTTGGCTCATACTCAGCTTAAGTTGCCTACTGGTGACATGCAGCAATTTTTACCACAGCTTGGTATGACAACACCTTTCTTCACACCAAATTCTTTTGGAAGCCCTTATTATCAGAATTTGCACCCTGCAGCATTTCCAACCTCAATTGGAACTGGCGGGTACCCTGTAACTGGTTCAGTTTTGCCACCTTTTATGGGCAGTTATCCTCCTCAAGGTTCTCTTGCTACACCTCTTGACAGTCCAATGACTCCAAGCTTTAGTGGCAGGCCATCTGGTTTTCCTTCAACAGGGAATCCTACTGGGGGAACAGATTTTATGCAGTCATATAAAATGTACGGACAACTTGGGGTTGGTATGCAGCCATCCATTCCTGACCCAAACTTCATTCATTTCTTTCAGCAGCCCTCATTACTTCAGTATAATGGTGgaaatcaatacaatccaatgGTCCCGAGATTTACTGTTGTTGGGAATCCAGCTGAAAGCTTTGATCCACAAAAGATGATACCTCAAACTGCATACCCATCTGATCAGAGGCTTCAACTTCCAAGAACTGGTTTTCCTAATTCTCCTACAGCCAGAAGAGGAGGGGCTGTTCCAAATTATCCAGGCATGTCACCCTATGTTGGAGTACCGATGAGTTACCCTACAAGTCCGGTGTTTCAGGGACAAACATTGCCTGGAGCATTGCCTCCTGGTAGGAGAAATGACTCTGGATTTCAGTCCCCCTCAAGAAATATTACTGCTAATTCTGGGATTCAAGGACAGCGAGAAAGACAGAAGTTTGATGAACCAAAGGCCTGCTCTTTCCTAGAAGAATTGAAGTCCAACAGAGCACGTAGGGTTGAGCTATCTGATATCACAGGTCGTATAGTGGAATACAG TGCTGACCAACATGGTAGCCGATTCATACAGCAGAAGTTGGAAAACTGCACTGCCGAAGAGAAGGCATCTGTGTTTACAGAAGTTCTTCCACATGCTGCATCATTAATGACTGACGTTTTTGGGAACTATGTGATCCAAAAG TTCTTTGAACATGGAACTCGTGAGCAAAGGAGGGATCTTGCCACTAAGCTTGTTGGTCATGTTTTGCCTTTGAGTCTTCAGATGTATGGCTGCAGAGTAATTCAGAAG GCTCTTGAAGTTATGGAAATTGACCAGAAAATAGATCTAGTTCGTGAGCTTGATGGACATGTTATGCGATGTGTTCGTGATCAAAATGGAAATCATGTTATACAGAAGTGCATTGAATGTGTCCCTACTGAACATATTGGTTTCATAGTATCTGCTTTTCAAGGACAAGTTGCTAACCTTTCAATGCACCCATATGGTTGCCGTGTAATTCAG AGAGTTTTGGAGCATTGTGGTGGTAATTCACAAGGCCAGTGCATAATAGATGAGATTTTGCAGTCAGCGTGCATCCTTGCTCAAGATCAGTATGGCAACTATGTTACACAG CATGTTCTAGAAAGAGGAAAAGCTCATGAGAGGAGCCAAATTATTACTAAATTGGCTGGACAGGTTGTTACCATGAGCCAAAATAAATTCGCATCAAATGTGATAGAGAAGTGTTTTCAGCATGGTGACATTGCGGAGCGGGATCTTCTGATCAGGCAGATTGTGGAGCAGACAGAGGGCAATGACAATTTGCTG GCAATGATGAAGGACCAGTTTGCTAATTATGTGGTTCAGAAGATACTCGAAACATGCAATGAGAGTCAGCGGGAACTCCTCATCAGCCGTGTAAAGGGTCATCTGCAAGCATTGAGGAAGTACACCTATGGCAAGCATATTGTAAGCCGAGTTGAGCAGCTCTGTGGTGAAG GACCTGCCGAGTCAGATTCTTGA